One genomic window of Hippopotamus amphibius kiboko isolate mHipAmp2 chromosome 10, mHipAmp2.hap2, whole genome shotgun sequence includes the following:
- the LOC130829833 gene encoding OX-2 membrane glycoprotein-like: MLLATSKQFKLSIFATVTEETENERNVSTASEVSPSNSDWGARNLLEANKLFANYPHRIKHKNNETAILGANVTMFCNLTTPADVVQITWQKIQDSLPRNIGTYSSKYGEKILPPYIDRLHCKAIEPDSSFITIREVTFEDEACYKCLFNVFPHGSHGGQICLNIITVSELRIELQSDPDCEDFLRLTYSAVGKPAPQISLFPLQVLINPPEESLALNPNGTVTVTKMYNISLETVKSLRLQHLIVQMDHPLRKEEKIIPLSDRQECTAGFSYKWMGKVGAFILISCVLFTI, from the exons ATGTTGTTGGCAACTAGCAAACAGTTTAAGTTGAGCATATTTGCAACAGTGACTGAGGAAacagagaatgaaagaaatgtaAGCACTGCTTCTGAAGTGAGTCCGAGTAACTCAGACTGGGGAGCCAGAAACCTATTGGAAGCAAACAAACTCTTTGCAA attatccACATAGGATAAAGCACAAAAATAATGAGACAGCTATATTGGGAGCAAATGTGACGATGTTCTGCAATTTAACAACTCCAGCAGACGTTGTGCAGATTACTTGGCAGAAGATCCAAGATTCTTTGCCACGAAATATTGGCACGTATAGCAGTAAATACGGAGAAAAGATTCTTCCACCATACATAGATCGGCTGCACTGTAAGGCCATTGAACCCGATTCATCATTCATAACTATCcgagaggtgacatttgaagacGAAGCCTGCTACAAATGTTTGTTTAATGTGTTCCCACATGGAAGCCATGGAGGACAAATCTGCCTTAACATTATAA CTGTATCTGAATTAAGAATTGAACTCCAGTCCGATCCTGACTGTGAAGATTTTCTTAGATTGACTTACTCAGCTGTGGGAAAACCTGCTCCTCAAATATCTCTTTTCCCATTGCAAGTCTTGATTAATCCACCAGAGGAATCCCTTGCTCTGAACCCGAATGGCACAGTTACAGTCACTAAAATGTATAACATCTCCTTGGAGACTGTGAAGTCCCTGAGACTCCAACACCTGATTGTGCAGATGGATCACCCtctaaggaaggaagagaagatcaTTCCTCTGTCAGACAGACAAGAAT GTACTGCTGGTTTTTCTTATAAATGGATGGGTAAAGTTGGTGCATTCATTcttatttcatgtgttttatttACCATC